A stretch of DNA from Gimesia chilikensis:
GTTGAAGAATCCGAATGTGATCCGGGCCGCTGGTCCGATTGATCCACGGATTGAGCTGCTGGCGATCAAGAATGCGAAAGATGGTTCTTACGAAGGAGTGCTGAGTAACTTCGCCTTGCACCTGGATACGGTGGGCGGGACCCGCTGGAGTGCCGACTATCCGTTCTTTATTCAGGAGACATTGCGGGAGACGCTCGGTAAAGATGTGATTTCGATTTTTGGAACCGGCTGCTGCGGTGATATCAATCATTCCAATCCAGCGTCACCGGTACGGAACAAGGTGGACTTTATCGGGACTTCGCTGGGGGAAACGATCACAGCGGAGCTGACGAAACTGGAGCCAGTGAAAGGGACTGGTCTGACGGTACAGTCGCAGGTGGTGGATCTGCCTTTGCAGGATGCCTCGCAGCCGGAAGTGAAACGTTCGATTGAACTGTTGAAGGTGGCGCGTGCCGGGGGGAAGGTGGATTTCTTCGAGCATGTGACCGCGTATAAGAAGATGATTCTGGACCAGATGCGGCACAAAAAACCTTATGCGGAAACTGATCAGCATATTACTTGGGGCTTGAGCCGATCGCTGGCGGGCATTGGTGAAACACTGCCCGTGGATGTCACCGTGATGACCATCGGCGAGGATGTGGCGATCGTCTGTCTGCCGGGCGAGGTGTTCGTGGAGCTGGGGCTGGCGATCAAGCAGGCCTCTCCATTTAAGACAACGATTATCGTCGAACTGTCGAACGCGGTGGAGACGATTTACATTCCGCACCGGGCTGCGTATGCCGGGGGGAGTTATGAAGTGACGAACTCCAATCTGCTGCCCGGTAGTGGTGAGATGCTGGTGGAGGCGTCACTGCGGCTGTTACGTCAGGCGGCGACTGAGAAACGGGCGGACTGAGTTCGGTTCGTGGAATTCAATTCAAGGGCGAGGTTGGAGCGATGAAACGTTTTTTCCTGTGTGCTGCGCTCATGCTGCTGGTAGTGACGTCTGGATCTCTGAGAGTCCGGGCGGCGGACCAGCCGGTTTCGATTCTGGCACAACGCATTAGTGGGCACATTCATCCTTCGATCTGCCAGGCCGATGATGGAACGCTGATCGTGGTGTTCAAGGGGGAGAATGTGCTGCTCTGCTCGCGTTCTACGGATGAGGGCGCGACGTGGTCCAAGCCGGAACCGATCCCGGCGTCTGCGAAACGGCCCGAAGTCATTCGTGCGGTTCAGAAGTTCGAAGTCTATCCCGGCACGGCAGACACATTGCCCGATGGCCGGATTCTGGTGACCTGGAATTACATCGCCGACGATAAAGCCCGCGATGGTTATTACGAGCGGGCCCTGCTGTATGTGATCAGCGCCGATCAGGGGAAGACGTGGAGTGATCAGCGGTTGATCGGCCCGGTGGACGGGATGCATCTGGGGGCGGTGCGACATAATGTGCTCCCCTGGAGCGAGGGCCAGTGGTTACTGCCTTTGCGGACCGGGGTGCCGCGCGTCTTTGATCCGCAGACGGGGAAGCTCACAGCGTTTCCGCTGGTGGGCCCCGACGGCAAACAGCATGAGTTTCAGCAGATCGTACGTTTGCAGGACGGTGGTCTGCTGGCAATGGGACCGGTGTTGCTACATTCGAATGATCAGGGAAAGCAGTGGAAACAGATCGCTGGCTTTCCCGCGGTTCCCGATCAGCGGGATAATGCGGAGGGGCGTTTCCTGACGGTGCTGACTGACGGGAGAGTGCTGGTGACCTGGGGCCGGGGGCACAACAATCGGGGGCTGTCTTATAACCTGTCGCTGGATGACGGGCAGACGTGGGACGCGAAGCGGACGGTCGTGCTGCTGCCGGAGACGCCGGTAACGGCCCGCTATTATTCTGCGCGGACCATTCAACTGGATGACAGGCATGTGGGAACGGTGTTTATGAACCGGGACGGCGTGCATTTTCTCAAAGTCCCGCTGTCCCGTCTGCAGGGATCTGAGGGGACTTGAGCGCCGAACCGCAGTCCCGCCTGAGCTGTCTTATTCAAGTGGGCTTTCTGTGCAGGTAACGGTAGTCAGAAGCCCGGCATGTTTCCAGATCAACAGTTTCGGAAGGGAGAGTGGCGATGAAAATCCGGCGGGCGGAATTAGCGGATCTGGAGGCGATGACCGAGATTTATAATGAAGCGATTCTGACATCGACGGCGACCTTTGATCTGGAGCCGCAAACACGCGAGGAGCGGTTGCCCTGGTTTGAGTCGCATGATGAACGCTTTCCGATTCTGGTGGCGGAGTGCGACGGAGAAATCGCGGGCTGGGCCTGTCTGTCCCGCTGGCGGACCCGCAAGGCATATGAGCGGACTGCGGAAACCTCTTTCTACGTGAAGGGGACGCAGCGCGGGAAAGGGATCGGGCGACAGTTGAAGCAGGCGGTTATCGATGAAGCGCGGCGACTGAATTTTCACACGTTGATCGCAGGCGTGTCACAGGGGAATGAAATCAGCCTGCATCTGAATAAAAGCTTCGGCTTTGAAGAGGTCGGCACGTTCCGCGAAGTGGGCTATAAATTCGACCAATGGCTGGACGTAACTTATCTGCAGTTGATGCTGGATTGACAACGAAAGTGGTTCGAATTTCACTGAATCTGTATGTGATGGAACCATGAATTTATGAGATATGCAGGAAAAAACTAACAGGGAAGGGAACGTGACGACTCTCTGGATCTTTGATAATTGATGCGATAGAGTGACTGCCCGGACATATCAAAAGCAGGACTCATTATCGCGCGAGAAAATCTGTGAGTGGCACTCCATCAGAACGGTCTGCGTCTACATTGAAACTGGCAACCCTGTTGTTCTTTTCCGGCGCGTGCGCGTTGATTTATCAGGTGATCTGGATCCGGGAGTTGCGTCTGATTTTCGGCGCGACCACGTTAGCCTCTTCCGCTGTGCTGGCTATTTTTATGGGAGGCCTGGGACTGGGGAACGCCCTGTTGGGAAAACGGTCTGACCAGTTCACTCGGCCGGTTCGCTTTTATGCCCTGCTCGAACTGGCGATCGCTGTCAGCGTGGCACTCAGTCCTTTTCTGATTGACCTGACCCGGTATGCCTATGTGCGTGCTGGCGGGCAATCGACGATGGGAGTTGAGGTGGCCACGATCGTCCGGCTGCTGGCGGCGACAGCCATTCTGATCCTGCCGACCATTTTCATGGGGGGGACCCTGCCGGCTGCTGCCCGCGCCGTGACCAGTCAACTGGATGCCAAGCGCAGAAACCTGGCTTGCATTTACGGGATCAACACTCTGGGGGCTGTGCTTGGGGCAGGACTGGCCAATTTTATGCTCCTGGAATTGTTGGGCAATCGCGTTTTGCTCTGGTTGGCGTGCCTGGTCAATCTGCTGCTGGCGGCGATCTCCTTCTGGTATTCCTGGCAGCTGGTAGCAGGCAATCAACAACAGGCAGCGGATACGTCAGTCTCTCCCCAGATCATGACAGAGTCTGAAGCTGCAGTGCAACGAACCAGGCCCCATGCGGTTCTATTGTATTTCACCGCTGCGGTCGTCGGGTTTGTATTTTTCCAGATGGAGATTGTCTGGTATCGCATGCTGGGGCCTTTGCTGGGCGGGACGACTTATACCTTCGGGCTGATTCTCTGTATTGTGCTGCTGGGGATCGGCATCGGCGGGCTGCTGTATCATCTGATTGGTCGCTGGATCACTCCCTCGTATCAGCTCCTGGTGACGACCTGCACCCTGGAAGCGATCTGCATTGCGGTTCCGTTCTGGTTAGGCGATCGCATCGCGATGTGGGTATTACAGCAGCAACAGTCTGCCTTCTCTTCGTTTGCAGAACAGGTCTGGAGCTGGTTTGAGGTCGGCTCCCTGGTGGTGCTGCCTGTGGCGCTTGTTTCCGGTTTTCAGTTTCCTGTGCTGATCGCGCTGGCAGGGAGCGGACAACAGGATGTGGGCAAGCATGTCGGCTGGACCTTCGCGGCCAATACCTGCGGTGCGATATGTGGTGCCATCGCAGGTGGCTTCTTTTTACTGCCGGCATTGAACGCCATCGGTGTTTGGCGCCTGTCTGTGCTGATGCTGCTTGTACTGGGGCTGACCATCGTCTGTGTCTCCCGCTTGTGGCAGGTTTCGCGCTTCGGTATCTCGCTGGCATCCAGCCTGGCTCTGCTGGCGCTCCTGGGAGTAGTGCAACAGGGGCCGACGGCCGCCTGGCGACATTCCGGGATCGGAGCGGGACGCGCAGAACTGGAAGACGGGAGCCGGAATGCCGAGCAGAATTTTATCAACACCAAACGCAGGCAACTGTTATGGGAGACCGAGGGGGTGGAGTCCAGTATCGGGATCACTGCGACCGACAGCCTGTCCTTTATCGTTAATGGAAAGAGTGACGGAAATGCTTACACGGACGCCGGTACACAGATGGGGCTGGGGCTGCTGGGACCCGTTTTAAAATCAGACTTGAAAACCGGTCTGGTGATCGGGCTGGGCACGGGCGAAACCGTGGGCTGGTTGGCTGATGCGATTTCCGGACCGGTTGATGTTGTGGAACTGGAGCCCGGTGTGCTCGACATGGCGCGGCGCTGTGAATCGATGAATCGTCGGGTGCTGTCCCAACCGGATGTGCACATCTATCATAATGATGCGCGGGAATTCCTGCTGACTTCTGCGGCGGAATACGACATTATCATTTCGGAACCCTCGAATCCTTATCGGGCAGGCATTGCCAATCTTTATACCAGGGAATTTTACGCCTCGGCGGCTGACAGGCTTGCGGAGGAGGGATTATTCCTGCAGTGGCTGCAGGGATATGAGGTTGATGATCAGACGGTGGCGACGGTTCTCAAAACGATGCGATCCGTATTTCCGACGGTTGAGATCTGGAGAACCCGCGCCCGAGATATGGTTCTCGTTTGCAGTCCAGCGCCTCGTCCGCTGGATTATGATGTAGACTCGCTCCAGCAGAGTTTGAATAACCCGGTGATCAGGGAGGGGCTGAAGCTCGCCTGGCGGGCCAAGGATGTGTCGGGGATTCTGGCACATTATGTTTGTGACAATCAGACGATCCAACTGTTTCTGGATCAGAACCCGTCGCTGATCAATACCGATGATCGTAACCTGCTCGAATACGCGTTCGCGAGTTCCGTAGGACGCGTATCGCGATTCTCTACGCAACGTCTGCAGGAACTGGCCGTTCAATCAGGGGATACGCGTCCCCGGGAGGCATCCTCCACCACTCCTGAGGCGATCGCCAGACGTCGCCTGGCAATGCACTTTCACCTGGGAGGGGCCATGCCGGAACTGGCCCAGGCCTCTCGTATCGAACAGGGCATTGGTTTGGCATACCAGTTTTACCTCGATCAGAATTACAGGCAGGCAGCGGAGTTGTTCGGGGAGGTGGGGGTTGACGAGAACTGTCCTGTCGAAAGAGTGGTTTATGCCCATGC
This window harbors:
- a CDS encoding neutral/alkaline non-lysosomal ceramidase N-terminal domain-containing protein, with amino-acid sequence MLFVSRCLMLCCLCLLSLVSAAHAGDGLQVGVAETDITPPVGFPMAGYYHERLAEGKIDPLQAKAIVFREGDTAGALVVCDLIGVATDLSKEVRRLAAEKTGIPAENIVLAATHSHTAPDYMKELYLYLGKEKQQPLRAEYIQKLINGPVEAIVAANQAAKPAQLETGAAVQKTPVAFNRRFVMKDGSVKTWQSLKNPNVIRAAGPIDPRIELLAIKNAKDGSYEGVLSNFALHLDTVGGTRWSADYPFFIQETLRETLGKDVISIFGTGCCGDINHSNPASPVRNKVDFIGTSLGETITAELTKLEPVKGTGLTVQSQVVDLPLQDASQPEVKRSIELLKVARAGGKVDFFEHVTAYKKMILDQMRHKKPYAETDQHITWGLSRSLAGIGETLPVDVTVMTIGEDVAIVCLPGEVFVELGLAIKQASPFKTTIIVELSNAVETIYIPHRAAYAGGSYEVTNSNLLPGSGEMLVEASLRLLRQAATEKRAD
- a CDS encoding sialidase family protein; amino-acid sequence: MKRFFLCAALMLLVVTSGSLRVRAADQPVSILAQRISGHIHPSICQADDGTLIVVFKGENVLLCSRSTDEGATWSKPEPIPASAKRPEVIRAVQKFEVYPGTADTLPDGRILVTWNYIADDKARDGYYERALLYVISADQGKTWSDQRLIGPVDGMHLGAVRHNVLPWSEGQWLLPLRTGVPRVFDPQTGKLTAFPLVGPDGKQHEFQQIVRLQDGGLLAMGPVLLHSNDQGKQWKQIAGFPAVPDQRDNAEGRFLTVLTDGRVLVTWGRGHNNRGLSYNLSLDDGQTWDAKRTVVLLPETPVTARYYSARTIQLDDRHVGTVFMNRDGVHFLKVPLSRLQGSEGT
- a CDS encoding GNAT family N-acetyltransferase, whose translation is MKIRRAELADLEAMTEIYNEAILTSTATFDLEPQTREERLPWFESHDERFPILVAECDGEIAGWACLSRWRTRKAYERTAETSFYVKGTQRGKGIGRQLKQAVIDEARRLNFHTLIAGVSQGNEISLHLNKSFGFEEVGTFREVGYKFDQWLDVTYLQLMLD
- a CDS encoding fused MFS/spermidine synthase, with amino-acid sequence MSGTPSERSASTLKLATLLFFSGACALIYQVIWIRELRLIFGATTLASSAVLAIFMGGLGLGNALLGKRSDQFTRPVRFYALLELAIAVSVALSPFLIDLTRYAYVRAGGQSTMGVEVATIVRLLAATAILILPTIFMGGTLPAAARAVTSQLDAKRRNLACIYGINTLGAVLGAGLANFMLLELLGNRVLLWLACLVNLLLAAISFWYSWQLVAGNQQQAADTSVSPQIMTESEAAVQRTRPHAVLLYFTAAVVGFVFFQMEIVWYRMLGPLLGGTTYTFGLILCIVLLGIGIGGLLYHLIGRWITPSYQLLVTTCTLEAICIAVPFWLGDRIAMWVLQQQQSAFSSFAEQVWSWFEVGSLVVLPVALVSGFQFPVLIALAGSGQQDVGKHVGWTFAANTCGAICGAIAGGFFLLPALNAIGVWRLSVLMLLVLGLTIVCVSRLWQVSRFGISLASSLALLALLGVVQQGPTAAWRHSGIGAGRAELEDGSRNAEQNFINTKRRQLLWETEGVESSIGITATDSLSFIVNGKSDGNAYTDAGTQMGLGLLGPVLKSDLKTGLVIGLGTGETVGWLADAISGPVDVVELEPGVLDMARRCESMNRRVLSQPDVHIYHNDAREFLLTSAAEYDIIISEPSNPYRAGIANLYTREFYASAADRLAEEGLFLQWLQGYEVDDQTVATVLKTMRSVFPTVEIWRTRARDMVLVCSPAPRPLDYDVDSLQQSLNNPVIREGLKLAWRAKDVSGILAHYVCDNQTIQLFLDQNPSLINTDDRNLLEYAFASSVGRVSRFSTQRLQELAVQSGDTRPREASSTTPEAIARRRLAMHFHLGGAMPELAQASRIEQGIGLAYQFYLDQNYRQAAELFGEVGVDENCPVERVVYAHACAEAGVPISADLSDKLKTGNAAEQAAVQAIAFLKQGDRAEGSTTLLQAFTLMKSNPWGLERIYDSLLRHALALATSDNRLAGPIFENISEPFAMYRLEDKRKLVRFLVAEIMGTKQIAESLEEIEPNVPWKDWLLRKRQSVYRELNHDLSEKAQADLQQFLGWATSP